A genome region from Mercenaria mercenaria strain notata unplaced genomic scaffold, MADL_Memer_1 contig_2916, whole genome shotgun sequence includes the following:
- the LOC128552568 gene encoding zinc finger protein 862-like, producing MHQKHLKAVEASKESAYMKTARESATTKSESAVTSALKNVYFAAKQNMASSAVPALNALCISQGVTQLCDLRVDSRTTYEHNESVTEFQEAISDVLRLDLSTKIQNSGKFSLMLDESTDISVYQNLIIYIRLLERDCFGTVSPQTYFLAINRLERANSESIYLKTIELLGKKGIKISELCGVSTDGVSVMTGHKSGVVTRFKKTVPGVLATHCIAHRLALSCCSSADNIPYLVKFQEILNSVYKYFKNSPKNMATLSAIQTVLQGQTVRFKEVFHTRWLSFEGSVDALVKNYSSLLSVFLEESSGKALSLYKPISTYKFLYVAHFLCDALKPLAILSKMYQKKDLTYSEISPLLSSTIGTLEDLRDNRSGHMLGNFLKVTPQEPKLDEAGLCTFEFEGHTIRDSQKQRTESHSVCSQFVDGMVKNLNSRFSDNSDGAVLTSMSNVFDPLLKVCDASGDLDTVSEYLDTIGFEGSRSELTSFANFARASHNNGNKSVTDITSVANLAIKNKDSFPASAEVAERLLVLPVSTADCERGFSKQNIIKTSLRNGLSESNLDNLMTISIDGPEMSKFDFKSAFKMWSSKKTRRILQ from the exons atgcatcaaa aACATTTGAAAGCTGTAGAAGCATCCAAAGAGTCTGCTTACATGAAAACTGCACGTGAAAGCGCAACTACCAAAAGCGAGTCTGCTGTAACATCAGCtctgaaaaatgtttattttgctgCCAAACAGAACATGGCTAGTTCTGCAGTACCTGCTTTGAATGCTCTTTGTATTAGTCAGGGTGTAACACAGTTATGTGATCTTCGTGTAGATAGCCGTACTACATATGAACATAATGAGAGTGTAACCGAGTTTCAGGAAGCTATATCTGATGTACTTAGACTTGATCTCAGTACCAAAATTCAAAATTCGGGGAAGTTCAGCTTAATGCTAGATGAAAGCACTGATATTTCTGTTTACCAAAACTTGATCATTTACATTCGTTTGTTAGAACGTGATTGCTTTGGCACAGTGTCTCCACAAACATATTTTTTGGCTATCAATCGACTTGAAAGGGCAAATTCTGAATCCATCTATTTGAAAACTATTGAGTTACTGGGCAAAAAGGGGATCAAAATTTCTGAACTATGTGGTGTCAGTACAGATGGGGTTTCAGTCATGACTGGTCATAAGTCGGGTGTTGTCACTCGTTTTAAGAAAACTGTCCCAGGGGTTCTTGCTACACACTGCATTGCACACAGGTTAGCCCTTAGCTGCTGCAGTAGTGCTGATAACATACCCTATTTGGTTAAGTTCCAGGAGATTTTGAACTCTGTTTATAAGTACTTCAAGAACTCCCCCAAAAACATGGCcacactgtctgccattcagacTGTACTTCAGGGTCAGACAGTCAGATTTAAGGAAGTCTTCCATACCCGTTGGTTAAGCTTTGAGGGGTCTGTTGATGCTTTGGTCAAGAATTATTCCAGCCTCTTGTCAGTATTCTTAGAGGAGAGTTCGGGAAAAGCTCTCTCCCTCTATAAGCCTATTTCTACATACAAGTTTTTGTATGTAGCCCATTTCTTGTGTGATGCTCTTAAACCACTGgccattttgtcaaaaatgtatcAAAAGAAGGATCTGACATATTCAGAGATTTCTCCCCTTCTTTCCTCTACAATTGGTACCCTTGAGGATCTGCGTGACAACAGATCTGGTCACATGTTAGGAAATTTCCTGAAGGTTACTCCCCAGGAACCCAAACTTGATGAGGCTGGTCTCTGCACTTTTGAATTTGAAGGTCACACTATAAGGGATAGCCAAAAGCAAAGGACTGAATCACATAGCGTATGCAGTCAGTTTGTTGATGGCATGGTCAAAAACCTTAATTCCAGATTTTCTGACAACAGTGATGGGGCTGTTCTTACCTCCATGAGCAATGTATTTGATCCTTTGCTCAAGGTCTGTGACGCATCTGGTGACCTAGATACTGTCTCTGAGTATCTAGATACCATTGGGTTTGAGGGGTCTAGGTCAGAACTCACTAGCTTTGCTAACTTTGCCAGAGCCAGCCATAACAATGGCAATAAGTCTGTTACTGACATCACTTCAGTGGCAAATTTGGCTATTAAAAATAAAGACTCTTTTCCAGCATCTGCTGAAGTAGCCGAAAGATTGTTAGTGCTGCCTGTGTCAACAGCTGACTGCGAGCGTGGTTTCAGCAAGCAGAACATTATTAAAACTTCCTTAAGAAATGGTCTTAGTGAGTCAAACTTGGACAATTTGATGACTATTTCAATTGATGGACCTGAGATGTCCAAATTTGATTTCAAAAGTGCGTTTAAAATGTGGTCAAGCAAGAAGACACGCCGTATTCTTCAGTGA